The DNA segment TACACCGTACATCACAGTGATTAAACCATATTTATCTCGATGTAATAAGGCGTGTTGTAGAACACTTCTTAGAGGCGCTATACCTAATCCGCCGGCTATTAACAGGAGGTTATGGTTCTCCATAACTCCCATTGGGAAACCGTTTCCGTAAGGACCTCTTAGCCATAGTAGATCTTTTTCTTTAAGCCTGTGAATCGCGTTTGTAACCCGCCCGACTTTTCTTATACAAAGCTGAAGTTCACCGGGTGTTTTTTGAACATTGCATACAGAGATCGGGGCTTCGCCTACGCCTGGAACACTTATCTCTAAGAATTGCCCGGGGTTATAGTGGAATTCTTCAACCGCTTTAGAGTCTACCAGTCTTAAATAGAATAATTTTTCTATGCTAGTCATTTCTTCTATTTTAATTATCTCAGCTTCTAAAGGTGTTAGAGGATTTCTAGCATTCAATCTTCTCTCACCTGGTTTAATACTTCAACGAAGTTTATGTCGGCAGGGCAGTAAACCGTGCACCTACCGCAGCCCACACAGTTTAAAGAATCCTCGCTGAAGCTCATCTTGCAGTTGAATCTATTATATAGGCGTTCAACTCTTGTAGGTCTGAAATTAAGACCACCAGCTACTAAGGCGTGCTGTCTCAGCATACAGCTATCCCATCTTCTAGCTCTTAAACCGTTTTTTAAATCAAGTTTTAAATAATCCACTACATCATAGCATCTGCACGTTGGGCATACGAGATTGCATGTTCCACAGCCGAAGCATATGTCCGCATTCTCCTGCCAAGCGGAGTGATCGTGAGAAAGATCTAGTATGTCTTGGATGCCGTTAACATTTAAGTTAAGAGAGATTCTTTTAATCCGTTCAGCTTCAACTCTCTTAAACTCCTTTATATCAGGTAAAGAAGTATCGGCGAGTATGTTTTTACATTCACTTATTATTTGAAAACCTTTCAGCGACCCTACGCGGATAATATACCTATCATCCACTTCATGCATGAATAAATCGAATCCTCTCAGAGCGTGGCTTGAACCTGTAGAAGTGCAGAAACAGTTTTCATCGGGTTCACAGCTGACGCCTATAATAATAGTGTTATCACGCCGTGTTTTATAAAATAAATCCGGGAACTGGTTAAGATAAACTCGATCTAAAAGATTTATAGCGTTTATATCACAGCTGTGGACTCCTAGTAGAACTGTTTTCGAATCGTCAACTATTTCTTTAAATCCTTTATCTTTATTTAAAAGATAAAGCGGTTCTTTCGGTTTTAAAAAGAATTTTTTAGGAGGTATCATTGTTCGAGTATATTTTAACTGCAGCTCTTTAAAATCTGTTAACTCTGTGAAATCATATAATTTGCTTGCTTTCTTAACAGGCGCGTAAACCACTCCGAATTTACTTAGTATGGATATGAAATTTTCAAGATGTTTTTTGAAAAGTTTCTTATACAATTTAATCTACTCCTTTGAAATCTCTGAAATTATTCAGGGACCTTGAATAAACATATTTTTATGCTATCGAAGGCTGCTTCAGCTGCTTTACATATAGGTTCAATGTGATTGTTTAAAGGTGGAGTGTAGCCTATGTGAAGTTTCGCTAACTCGGAGGCTGTCATTTTATTTGTCATAGCCGCTGATAAGAATATAGCTCGCATAGCAGCGCCCTCTTCACCCACTATTTGCGCACCTATCAACGTCGTGGATTCTAATTCGAATATAAGTTTTACTTGTATCCATTTAGCTCCAGGATAGTAGTCGGCTTTAGTTTTACCTTCAACTATTGAGACTATCGGGATGATCCCTCTTTGTCTAGCCTGTCTTTCAGTGTATCCTACGTGAGCGATTTGAAGATTGAATAACTGTAGCATACCAACTATTAATATAGCTGGGAGAACAGAGTATCCGCCTGCTGCGTTAATACCTGCTACAGCACCCATTGAATCAGCCCCTGTCCTCACTTGGAAACAGCTTGATCTGCCTGTTATAAGATCTGGTAGCTCTACGCAATCCCCGCAAGCGTATATGTCTTTAATATTCGTCTCCATTCTCATGTTAACTTTTATAGCTCCTAGTTCCCCTAACTCTATACCGGCTTTCACAGCTAGTAAAACATTAGGGTCAACTGCTGTGGAGACGATCACGAAGTCTACTGGGAGAATTTCATCGTTTACTCTAATCGCTTGAACTTTTTTCTCACCTATTATCTCAGTGCATCGACCGTTAAGTATAAGTTTTATCCCTCTCTTAGCGAACTCTGGAAGTATTCGCTTAGTCATATCTTCATCTAATAGATTTGGTAGAATCTGAGGTTTCCTATCGATAATAGTTACTTTCACACCTAGTTTAGAGAGGGCGTCAGCCATTTCAAGCCCGACCATTCCACCGCCGATAATAGCGCATTTCTCAAGTGTTTTCGCAGCTTTTAAAATCCGCTCACCGTCTGTGATAGTTCTAACGTAAAACACGTTATCTTTATCAATTCCTTTAATAGGTGGAACTCTAGGCGTCCCCCCTAAAGCGAGTATTAATTTATCGTAGTGATCCGTAAATGAAACACCGTCTTTAACTACGTGGATTTTTTTACTAGCCGGATCTATTCCAGTAACCTCAGAGTTAAGATGTATTTCAATTTTGTTTTTATCATAGAAATCTTTAGGATATTCGATTAAATCTTGGAAGCTTTTAACTTCTCCGCTGATCACGAACGGGATGCCGCACCTAGAGTATGGGAGATATTTTTCTTTCTCGTATACAACTATCTCAGCGTCTAAGTTTGTTTTACGCGCGTTTACAGCAGCACTTAAACCTGCGGCGTTAAACCCTACGATTATAACTCTCATAAAACCACCTTTAAAAATTTCATAACCGGTTTACAGCCTATTTTCATCTCAATATAAATATAATAGTATAATTTTATATATTTGATATACTAAATTATATCGGCTATGACGAATAACGAGGATGTTGAAGTTAAACATTACTGTCCTTTCAAAAACATCTGCACTAAGTGGACCTTTGCAGTGATAGAGCTTTTAGCCAATTACGGTAAACTTAATTTCAACGCTTTACAGAAGCTTCTCAGTAAAGAAGGGCGTATCACGTCCAGAGCACTATCTGAAACTTTAAAAAAACTCATAAACGCAGGTTTAATTGAAAGAAAGATAATGGGGGATAAACCACCTTTAGCAGTCTACGGTTTAACAAGCTTCGGCATCCAGTTTAGAACTAAACTATACCCGCTCATCCAATGGTTCGACTACTCTAAAACTTATAGATTGGGATAAACTATTTCTAAACTTAAAAAAAATAATAAATTTATATTCAGAATATGTATCCATATTATTATACGCTAAGCCTCTAGATTTACTGTTATCTTAAATTTTAAAACATCACGGTTAGATCGCTTTGGCTAAAACTATTGAAAACAATAATTCTAAAATCATAATAGGTATAGACATTCTACCAGGTTTCTCAGTACACGGTAGCGTTCGACCTAAATATGCTATGGCTGTTTTGGAAGGCAACACATTCAAGGAAATAAAAGATAAAGTTACTCTCTCAGATATAGTATACTACGCGGGAAAGTATAACGCAGATATTTTAGCTGTAGATAATATTTTTGAAGTCGTACCTAGCGGTAAAGAAGTTTATAAAATTCTTTTAAAACTCCCTGATAAAACTAGACTGGTTCAAGTGACGGGGGCCCCAGGATATTTAATGAAGCCTGTGCATGTGATAGCCCGTGAGCAGGGATTGGATGTTAAAGAGCATCTTAACCCTGTTGATAACGCTAAAACACTAGCTATTTTAGCTGCGCGAAACATTGGATTTGAAATTAAAGCCTTTGAAAATGAAACAATGATAACTGTTTCAAGAAGCCGTAATCTAGGTCCTGGAGGGTCCAGTCAAGCTCGTTTAAGAAGGCGGCTTCACAGCTTCGTTCTTAACACGACCAGAGAGGTAGAGTGTAAGCTTAAAGAAGCCGGATTAGATTATGAGCTCAACACGAAGGAATCGGATTTCGGATTAGACAGCAGCAGGTTTATTGTATCAGCTTCTAAAGGAGAGTTAAAGAAGATTATCCCACAGATAAAAGGCCCTGATATAAAAGTAACTATCAAACCCATTAGAAGTAAAACACTATCATACACACCCCTATCAGGGGAAATGAGAGTGTACAGCGCGGAGCGGAGGTTGATTATAGGAGTCGACCCCGGTATCACCACAGGTTTAGCGATCATAGATTTAGATGGAAACATTCTAGACTTAAAAAGTTCTAAAATGTTTTCGAAGAGTGAAATACTCAGCTTTATACGCGGCTATGGTTTACCGCTTATCTACGCCTGTGATACACCTCATATACCTGAATTTATAGTGAAACTAGCTAACTCGAGTGACTCAAAAATTTTTTCACCTAGAAGAGTTATGAGCATATCTGAGAAACAGGAGCTGGTGTACGATTTCATCAGAGGGGGAGATGTGAAAATCACCAACTCGCATAAACGAGACGCATTAGCCGCCGCTATTAAAGCGTATCAATATTATAAACCAGTCTTCAATAAAATCGAGTTGAAACTTTCCAAGACACCGTTCTTTATACCCGCTAACGATGTTAAAGCTGAAGTTATAATGCGTGAGAAATCGATTTCAAAAGCTATCAGCGATCTATCCCCTAAGATCGAATCTGAACAGGTTAGTGTCGAGAAACCTGAGCTGCCTAAACCAGTAGCCACTGATGATTCAATAATTAGAGAGCTTAGAAGAAAGATTTCAAATCTCACACTATTTAACGAACAGTTGAAAGAGGAGAATAATAAACTTAAATCTAAAATAAAAGAGTTAGAGGCGCGCTTCAAGATAGTACTGGATGAAGAAGCTGTAAAACTGAGGAGGGAGCGGGCTTACCGTATAAAAGAGGAGGAGATAATCAATTTAAGAGAACAAGTCAACCAGCTTAAAAATACTATATCTAAGCTTCAAAATGAAATACATAATTTGAAGAGCATCAAAACTCTTGAAGCGCAGGGTAAAATTAAACCTATTAAAATAGCTAGAAATTTCTCAAAAGAATCTTTAACTGAGCTAGATCAACAATACGGCATATTGAAAAATGATATCATATTCTTAGAAGACGCTACTGGAGGGGGTTCAGGGACAGCGGAAATACTTATTGAGCGAGGGGTTAAAGCTGTGATCACTAGAAACGATATGTCGCACTTAGCATTGGAGAAACTTATCTCAGCGGAGATACCTGTTATACCAGTGGAGGCGGTGGATTTATCCAAGTATAGCGATTTTTATGCTGTAGACGCTGAGAAATTCAGTAAAGTATACAATAAGTTTCTAGAGGATATTCGCAGGAGAAAGACGGGTTTAACTGTTGATAAACTTATTGAAATAATCAACGAGTACAGGAGCAGTAGGATCTCCTATTCTAATTCTCAAACTTGAGAGGTTCTACTTTTAAGCCAATCTAATGTGACATCGGGTTTAATGTAGAGAATATTATTCCCTCGTATGAATATTTCACCATACCTTGCCACAGGCTTATCATCCTCTATTTCCTCAGCTTCAGCTAAAACAATATTCATATACACATCCATTTCAGTTAAACGACCCACGTATTCTTTTTTATTCTTTAACTTAACTAAAACTAAATTATTGAGCGCTTTTGAAAGAAGTTTAAGCGGCTGCCTTTCCAAAATTCAATCCTCCAAAAAAATTTAACAGTATTAAACGTTTAACACGACTTGTTTAATAAACTTTTGGATTAAAATAATATATTAAACTTAAGTTTAAACGATCGCTTAGGTAACAAGTACAGCAACGGTGAGTACTAAAGTTGAACCTAAAAAATAACTGGGAGAATAAAAATTTTTTAATAGGGTTTCATGTTTCAATTAAAGGCTCACTAGACTTATCAGTTGATAGAGCTGCTGAATTAGGGTGCACTGTATTCCAGATTTTCACTACAAATCCACGCAGTTGGAGACCTAGAGTTTTAACAGATTTAGAAACTGAAAAATTCAATGAGAAAAGAATAAAAAATAACTTTCAAAAAGTCTTCTCTCATATGCCCTATCTCCCCAACCTAGCTTCCCCTAAAATAAAAGTATACGATCTTTCTGTAAAAACACTTTTAAGTGAAGTTTCAAGATGCATGAGATTGAACATACCTTTCTTAGTGACTCATTTAGGATCTCATTTAGGGGAGGGTTACAGAAGAGGTGTTAAGAGAATTATAGATGCGCTTAATCAGGCTAATAACCTCTCTAAGGGAAAAGTTAAAATTCTCTTAGAGAACACAGCCGGTTCACCTAATAGCATCGGCTCAAAATTCGAGCATATCGGAGATATAATCAACGGCGTCCAACATAACAGTTATATAGGCTTCTGCTTCGACACATGTCACGGATGGGCTGCCGGCTACGATATTAAAACAGTAAAAGGTGTTAATGAAACGGTTGAAAAACTAGACAATATAATAGGATTAAAAAAAGTTTATTTAATCCATCTAAATGACTCTGTAGGAGGACTAGGATCACATATAGATAGACATGAACATATAGGTTTAGGTTCCATAGGCTTAGACGGCTTCAAAAACTTTCTGCGAAGCTGTTTAAGCCAACAACCCCTAATAATGGAGACTCCTATCGATGAGAGGAGAAGCGACTTAGAGAATTTACTCACTGTTAAGAAAATCATCTCAGAGTTATAATTCAATAATCTGCTCTGAGATCACATTACTCTTTGAAGCTAAAACCACACAGTAGCCTATACTGGTCTGGGTTATTTTAACCCACTCTAAGTCAGGTGTCTCAGAAAACGTTTTAAAAAGCTGTAGAAAATTTTTGAAAGAGTCTAAAAATCTTTTAGAAGTATACGTAGTATTGTCCTCAGGAGTATAATTTAACGGTAATTCAGCTCTATAAATCGCCTTCACCTTAGGAACTGTAAAGTTGAGATAGAGGAAGATTTTATGACCGGCTTGAGCCACTAAGCCTAGTATCCAATCAGATTTTATCTCTTTCAAATCATCTAAAACTTTTCTACGCGCGTAACTCTCTAAAGGGCTGGGAAAACATAACACACCTACAAGCCGGCGAAGAATCAAAGTTTGATCACTTTCCGCCGCCTGCGTGTAACCTAAAACTAAATTACTAGCTATATTTTTTTTAAACGCTTCCTCAGCTTCAATCTTCAACGCAGCTCTTGTGAAAGCCGGCTCAACTAAAAGCTCACCCCTATAAATTAATGTAGGGGTCTTCACATAGTTGCTTGGCGGGGTGACGAATAAGGAGAGCTCAGGTGTTAAACTTTTTGTTAACGTTTCTAATAATTTTTCGATCACCATTTTAATCAAGAAATAAGAAAACTCAGTCTACTTAAATCTAGCGGTCGTAATCATATAGAAAATTTTAAATATGATAACCTCATAAAAAAAATTGGGATTCAATATGAGCACTTGCAGAGTCGGCGGCCTCAGCATAATAGACAGATTACTAAGTTTATGGGTAGCTATAGGTATTGTAATTGGGTTAACCATTGGTAAATTAGCACCATGGCTTAACATATACCTGCAGTACGGCATCCCTGTAGGATTATTCCTAATGATATATCCGGCGATGGTTAAAATAGATTTAAATGATTTAAAACAAGCTTTAAAAAGCAAGAGAGAAGTGGGTGTGGTTGCTTTTTTAAACTACGCAGTCAACCCTTTTCTAGTCTACTTTATAGGATTCGTGTTTTTCAGCCTGATATTCCCTGGTTTAGGTTTATTAACACCGGATACAGCGAGCGCCTTATGGACTGGGTTAATACTTTTAGGAGTGGCGCCATGCATAGCGATGGTACTGGTTTGGACGGATCTAGCTCAGGGCAATGGGCCTTTAGGAATAGTTTTAATGGCGTGGAACTCTATAATTCAAATTATAACAACACCCTTATACATCGCGTTATTAGTAGGTACCTATGTATCTATTAATGTATTATCTATAGGCGAAAGCGTTCTCTTATATCTTGGACTCCCACTTATAGCCGGGGCTTTAACGCGCAAAATCATCTTAAATCGGAAAGGGCCAGCATGGTTTAGCAATAAATTAATTCCACCACTGGGAAGCCTTCAATTATTAGCTCTTTTATTCACAATGGTTGTGATGTTTTCACTTCAAGGATATGTAATACTAGACAACCCTCAACTAATACTATTCATGGTAGCTCCTCTATTTCTTTTCATATTCTTACTATACAATTTAGCATATTTTCTAGCAAGGAAAATAGGCCACGACTATTGCGATTCAACAACTATAGGATTCCACTGCACCGGCAGAAATTTCGAACTAGCGATAGCCATAGCGTTAACAGCATTCGCAGCAACACCTTTAGTCGCTGTTTCAACTGTAATAGGCCCGCTGATAGAGATACCCGTTATGCTAGCCCTAGTTAAAATAAGTCTTAGAAGAAAGCAGGTTTTCTCTGAAGATCTTAGAAAAGTAAAAGAGAATTAATTGAGAGCTAATAAAAACCTCAAAAATTTTCCCCCTACCTCCGATAGAGAATAATATTTCCACCGCCAACTTACTCTACAAGATACTAAACCAGCTTTCTGTAAAACACTAAGATGATGGGAAGTAGTCGGCTGAGATAACCCTAGTAGAATATTAATCTCACATCCGCACATCTCCCTCTCAAACAATAATAGCAAAATCTTCAACCTGTTAAAATTACTTATCGCCTTCAAAATAAAATTAATCTTTCTAACCCACTCCTTATTCAATTTACTATCTACATTCTTAAGTAAACTAACATAAGATTGTAAATCATACTCCACACATTTTTCTTTAATTAAACGAGCCAGCCTCTTAAGCTGCACCTCTGTTAAATCTATTCTCTCACTCATTTAACATCCACCAAATAAATATTATAAAATAAAATATATAATTAATTAAAAATAAGAGGACCGCTAAAACGTTGCAAATAGAATTTTTAAGAACAATATAAAAATCAATAAGCACATAATCCATATTATAAAACATACAGGGATGAAACACATACCTACATAAGAATTTTTAACACACCACCAGCGCAGATAAACCCTACACTATAATTTGGAGCTGCGACAAAGACGCTAAGCAGAGTTTAAGAGCCTTTACATAGATAATCCTCACCTACTAAGTGGTTTCCAGTATATACATCTAGGTATTATCAAAATTAAATATTAAAAGCTTTTAATGAATCTAATAAATAGGCGTTCTATGAAAAATTATTTAAGGGCTCTACGTTGAAAACGTGGAGCCTCGGGTGGGATTTGAACCCACGATTTGTCTTAAAAGCGTAGCGCTTTTAATCCAACAGCTTACGAGGCTGCCGCTCCACCGAGCTGAGCTACCGAGGCTTTTAATAATTTTTCATTTTCAGATATTTCGAGTTAATTCTACGATAAATATTTTATTATATCCACGTATAGGTATTCTAACATTAATTAGGTTTGAGGTGTTTCATTTGGATAAAGATGTAACTGTGAGCGGTGTTGGTGAGCGTAGATTAGTTGATTTATTCATGGAGTTATTAGGAGAAAGCGACGTTAATTTACTACCTCACCCAGATGACGCTGTAGCTGTTAGATTTGGAGATAAGCTTTTAGTTTTTAAAACTGATATGTTCGTAGCCTCCACTGATATGCCGCCTAAGATGAGCTTCTACGAGGTGGGTTGGAAGACTGTTATTATGAATATTAGCGATTTAGCTAGTAAAGGCGCTGTTCCATTATATTTTTTATCCTCTATAGGTATGCCTGGAAGCTTTAAATTAAAAGATTCTCTAGATTTATTAAAGGGTATACGGGAAGCGGCTTCAGAGTACGGGGTGAAAGTTTTAGGGGGGGATCTTGGCGAATGTAAAGAGCTTGTTGTAGCCGGTTTTCTTATAGGTTCCTCTCCTAGTGGCCGTCTTATTCCCCGTAAAGGAGCTGAGCCGGGGGATATGTTAGCTGTTACAGGCTGCTTCGGTTTAACGGCAGCGGCTTTAAAAACTTTTATGAGGCATCTTAAAGTTGACGTAGAGTTGGAGAATATTTTTAGAAAAGCCTTATTTAAACCAGCCGCCAAGGTTAAAGAAGGCTTAGCGTTAGCTAATTGTAAAGGTGTGAGCTCCTGTATAGATTCGTCAGACGGGCTTTTAGAGTCTTTACTAGAACTGGGGAAAGTTAATAATGTAGGGTTTATAGTGGAGGATGTTCCTGTTTGCGAGCTTATTGAGGGGTTTGCGGGAGAATACGGGTTTAATATTTTAGATTTAGTTTTTAGAGGCGGTGAAGAATATGAGCTTGTAGCCACTATACGCCCTGAAAACGTTGAAGAAGTTTTGAAAACTGTTCGAGAGACAGGTGGCGAGCTTAAAATTATCGGTCGAGTTATTAAGGAGCCGCGTATTTTCTGCGATTATAAAGGTGAAAGAATAGAGTTAAAGAATAGAGGCTACGAGCATTTTAAAAATAGGTAAAAAAATAAAGTGGAAAGGTTATATTAGTCTGCGGTGCCTGCGTAGTAGGAATAATGCGATTGATATTACTGCTATCGTAACCACTGAGATAACTATAATGAACGTTGACTGTCCGATTTCTTCTATTAAACCACCGCCTTCTTCTCCTTCAAAGAACGGGAATATGGAGAACGAGGGGTCGTTGTCTATGCTGTAGCCGCCCCAGTTTTTGAACGCTGTGGTTAAAAAGTACATGGAATCAGTTATCTCAAAGGAGGTTAACGTGTCGTTAGTCTCGGTTGTATACATGGATTTAAATGCGTAAAGTGGTGTTGTAGAGGAGCTGGCGTTGTACACTTGACCGTTACGGCCCCATGTATAGTTTAAACCGCCCATTTTTATCTCAGCTAGTTTCGCATTCTCGGATTCGAATTTGAAATCATTCGCTGTAGTATTATCGTTAGGGGCTACAGGAGACTCACCGGCTTTAAACATGGTTTGCATGCTAGAAGTTGAAAGATGGGCGTTATAGCATATTGCTAAAGATCTGCTTGACAGAACTGAATTATTAAAGTGGGTTAAAGACCAGTTCCCTATATATTGATCTATTTTAAGTGTTGCGGTTTCAGGCTGGTTTTCTTGGCTACTAGGTGTAATCTGGAAGTGTCCTGTGAAGCTCATCTCATCTATTGAAGCGGATTCCAGTGTTTTCTCAAAGTCTGTTTCATCAATTGTTAAAAACGGATTGTGGTAGAATGCATAAGGACTGTATAATAGGTTTCCTATATTTGAAGGATAGAGTGTTCCACTCACTCCTCGGAGCGTGACTGTGAATGTGATCGGTGTGTTAATTGAAACGTTTGAGGAACCTAATGGAGAGGTCTCGTTGAAGGGTCTTATAAATGAGAGCTCATCTACGTTTTCGATTATAAAGTAATGTGTGACCTCGCCTATATCAAGAGAACCTTGACTATAACCGAGTCTAGGCACACCATCGCCGTCGCTGTCATTAAATAATAAGAGACCCGCGTAGTCTGCTTTAAACGCGATGTTATCTGATAATTCAGGGGTTTGGTATATATAGTTTTCACTTACGCTGAGGAAGAACCATGAATACTCCCATCTATTTTGACTAAGCCACCAGTATTTCCCAAGGTAGTCGTTTATCGTAATGTTGTGGGTAAACCATTTTATGGGTTCATAACCCCACTTACTATATATTGTATAGTTTATACGCATTAATTCTGTGAGATTCACCGGCGTCCAGTCAGTGTGATACCAGTAGAAGTTGTTACTCCAGTTATATTCGTTGAATGTTTTCATTAAACCTGCGTTTATTTTAATATTTGTGAGTGTTATGTTATTTCTCACCCAGTTAATTGAGAGCTCCATGTAAGTCCAGTTATAACCCCAAACATCGGTTGTTGAATAAACACTGCGAATATAGTATCTGTCACTTGTTGTTTTAAGATCACCGTCTAAATCTAGAGCACCATCAGGGGCTACTTCGAAACTCCAAATTCCTATCCTACGAGTTCTATCTTCACCAATTACTAACGCTGAATCTGGTTTATATTCCTTGAATACTCCGATCTGTTGTGAAAAATCGGTTGTGTTATATAAGTCTATGTTGGAACAGTATGTGCCATCACGGTTAGAATCTGATAAAGATAGTCTGAAATAAACTATTATAATATTGTAATCAGATGCAACTGCCCACTCAATATCTTCTACAACATCATAGTATTCACTATACTCAATTTCAGTCCAGTTATAAAGTCTTACAGTGTAGGTTCCGTAACTATAATATGAGTCATTCCATAAGAAATATCTGAAGCGTATTTCAGAGATATTGTATGTCTGATGTAGTTTATCATCTCTGAAACAGTTTAATTTAATTTGGAAACCTTTTACAGTGTCTAAAATATCTTGGGGTAATTTAATACTTACAGTAATGTTAAACTCAGAACCTTGGTTTACACCGTACACCGGTTTCCCACTAGTTGAGTCAATGTAGTTTGTTGTAATAACACCTTTCTCAACGTATAGATGTTTGTCAAAGTCGGGTGGTGTGGTTGCGTAAGCGTTACCCTCGGCGGTTGCGTAGATAAGAATATCGCACTGGGAGGTTTGATTAAACTCGGAGGTGAACGTTCCCTTAAATATAATATCCCTTTTATTAGATGTATCGTTGCCTGCTGGAGTGAAATAAGTGTGATTCCCATAAAATACAGGTATCACACTCGCCCCGTACCCACAGTAACCTTCCTCGATCCATACGCCCGATGAATTATATATAAAGAATATATACTCAGGCCACATCGAGTTATTTACAGTGGGCCAGCGTCCTGTGGAAATACGAACTTGGACACTCGCCAGATCTCTCCCAGCGGTTACGTGAAGCCAGACCTCTTCACCCCTCGTTATAATATTTTGAAGCGGTGTTCCATCAGGTTTAGTTACGTTGAGTGTAACATAGACGATTTCGCCGATCACATATATTTGGTAAAATTCACCGCTAAACCATTTTGAGTAACCAGGAGAATACGTGCCACCGTTCACATCAACTACAGATATGGAGAAATAGAAGGTTGAGGCGATTAACGACGCTGTAAACTCGCCGATAAAACTCACCACAGTCCCATTTTTTGTTGAAATTAAAGCGGAATCATTCTCATTTAAATTGAAAAGCTCAATTGAAGCGCCGCCGTATTCGCCTGAAGAAACACTAAATCCACCGTTTTTATCATACGTGAGATGTATATACATTTTAGATGAGGAAATGTAAACACCGATAAATTTTATTCGATCACCGACTAAAACATTTGCTGGGATAATCGCTGAGATATTAACGGGAGTCTCAAGTGGTATTACACCGGAGCCGTCATTGGGTATTTCAGTTCCGTTGAGAAAGCTCACTGTAATAGT comes from the Candidatus Odinarchaeum yellowstonii genome and includes:
- a CDS encoding metalloregulator ArsR/SmtB family transcription factor encodes the protein MSERIDLTEVQLKRLARLIKEKCVEYDLQSYVSLLKNVDSKLNKEWVRKINFILKAISNFNRLKILLLLFEREMCGCEINILLGLSQPTTSHHLSVLQKAGLVSCRVSWRWKYYSLSEVGGKFLRFLLALN
- the thiL gene encoding thiamine-phosphate kinase — translated: MDKDVTVSGVGERRLVDLFMELLGESDVNLLPHPDDAVAVRFGDKLLVFKTDMFVASTDMPPKMSFYEVGWKTVIMNISDLASKGAVPLYFLSSIGMPGSFKLKDSLDLLKGIREAASEYGVKVLGGDLGECKELVVAGFLIGSSPSGRLIPRKGAEPGDMLAVTGCFGLTAAALKTFMRHLKVDVELENIFRKALFKPAAKVKEGLALANCKGVSSCIDSSDGLLESLLELGKVNNVGFIVEDVPVCELIEGFAGEYGFNILDLVFRGGEEYELVATIRPENVEEVLKTVRETGGELKIIGRVIKEPRIFCDYKGERIELKNRGYEHFKNR